A section of the Enterococcus montenegrensis genome encodes:
- the cls gene encoding cardiolipin synthase, with protein sequence MTIQQDLSILQSVFLLIIFINTIGALVTVFRKPRSITSILAWSLTLIFIPIIGFIVYLFCGRGIDGETVYKYDVETNRKVKEINTLIHQNNKRYDIEEVEKELKLLERYLKSVDESPLTRGNSVKLYTDGNEKFAALFEDIKSAEDNIHVEYYAFFPDRIGHQFLQLLIEKAKAGVEVRLIYDPWGAKGSNEKFFQPLVAAGGKVAAFITSRDLIRKTRLNYHLHRKIVVIDGKIGWTGGFNVGDQYLSRSEKFGYWRDTHGRIVGTASFSLQEIFIRDWNASVKNESDQLDYEERYFVIKKDTGGQAEIQVVADGPENKIDILKSAFVKMILSADEKVWIQTPYLIPDDVMFNALVTAARSGVDVRIMIPNMPDHPFIYRATQYYANLLHKMGIKIYHYDNGFLHAKTIVMDDNLCSFGSTNQDIRSYELNFEVNAFVYDETLTKQMQQIFLADQEKCYVLTDEIIANQSYWLRFKQNFSRLLSPIL encoded by the coding sequence ATGACGATTCAACAAGATTTAAGTATCTTACAATCAGTTTTTTTACTTATAATTTTCATTAACACGATTGGTGCTTTGGTTACAGTATTTCGGAAACCACGCTCGATTACGAGCATTCTTGCGTGGTCTTTGACCTTAATTTTTATTCCCATTATTGGATTTATCGTGTATTTATTTTGCGGCCGGGGAATTGATGGTGAAACAGTTTATAAATATGATGTTGAGACCAATCGAAAAGTCAAAGAAATTAATACGTTAATTCACCAGAATAATAAGCGTTATGATATTGAAGAAGTAGAAAAAGAACTAAAATTATTAGAACGCTATTTAAAATCTGTTGATGAATCACCTTTAACAAGGGGCAACAGCGTAAAGCTCTATACAGATGGTAATGAGAAATTTGCGGCTTTATTTGAAGATATTAAATCAGCTGAAGATAATATTCATGTAGAATACTATGCTTTTTTCCCGGATAGAATTGGCCATCAATTTTTACAACTATTAATTGAAAAAGCGAAAGCTGGCGTAGAAGTTCGTCTAATCTATGATCCATGGGGGGCAAAAGGATCCAATGAAAAATTCTTTCAGCCACTAGTTGCAGCAGGGGGAAAAGTTGCCGCCTTTATTACTTCGCGAGATTTAATTCGCAAAACTCGGTTAAATTATCACTTGCATCGTAAAATCGTAGTAATTGATGGTAAAATCGGTTGGACCGGTGGTTTTAACGTGGGGGATCAGTATTTAAGTCGCAGTGAAAAATTTGGTTACTGGCGGGATACCCATGGACGCATTGTTGGTACGGCTAGTTTCAGTTTACAAGAAATCTTTATTCGGGATTGGAATGCTTCGGTTAAAAATGAGAGCGACCAGTTGGATTACGAAGAACGTTACTTTGTGATTAAAAAAGATACGGGGGGGCAAGCTGAGATTCAAGTAGTGGCAGATGGCCCAGAAAATAAAATCGATATTTTAAAAAGTGCCTTTGTTAAAATGATTTTGTCTGCGGATGAGAAAGTATGGATTCAAACACCGTATTTAATTCCAGATGACGTCATGTTTAATGCTTTGGTTACAGCTGCACGTTCAGGCGTTGATGTCCGAATTATGATTCCCAATATGCCCGATCATCCTTTTATCTACCGTGCAACGCAATATTATGCTAATTTACTGCATAAAATGGGAATTAAAATCTATCATTACGACAATGGTTTTTTACATGCAAAAACCATTGTCATGGATGACAATTTATGTTCTTTTGGTTCAACCAACCAAGATATTCGTAGTTATGAATTAAATTTTGAAGTGAACGCTTTTGTCTACGATGAAACGCTAACCAAACAAATGCAGCAGATCTTTTTAGCCGATCAAGAAAAATGCTATGTTTTAACAGATGAAATAATTGCCAATCAGTCCTATTGGCTACGTTTTAAGCAAAACTTTTCTCGTTTACTGTCACCAATTTTATAA
- the alaS gene encoding alanine--tRNA ligase — MKELSSGQVRQMFLDFFKSKGHSVEPSASLVPVNDPTLLWINSGVATLKKYFDGSVVPENPRITNAQKSIRTNDIENVGKTARHHTMFEMLGNFSIGDYFKTEAIHWAWEFLTDEKWMAFDPEKLYVTVYPKDTEAKRIWHEEVGLPLDHIVEIEDNFWDIGAGPSGPDTEIFYDRGEEFNDLAADDPENYPGGENERYLEIWNLVFSEFNHKPDDTYEPLPHKNIDTGMGLERMVSIVQNAPTNFETDLFMPIIKEVEVLSGKFQYGDAPQTDISFKVIADHIRALAFAIGDGALPSNEGRGYVLRRLLRRAVMHGKKLGIDEAFLYKLVVVVGKIMDSYYPEILQQQEFIEKVIRTEEERFHETINEGLEILTQVIEKVKAEKKDTLSGQDIFKLYDTYGFPVELTEEVAEDEGLKVDHAGFEAEMQAQRERARAARSTDVSMGVQSALLTEIKVESEFVGYDNYEAESELLVLIQDEAIVSAANSGEAQLIFAKTPFYAEMGGQVADTGIICDVTGNIVAEVHDVKKAPNGQFLHTVTLQAPVSEGTTYFLQINVSRRNRIIKNHTATHLLHKALKEVLGNHANQAGSLVAPGHLRFDFTHFGQVTTEELSQMEAIVNQKIWDALPVVTIETDIDTAKGMGAMALFGEKYGHDVRVVNVADWSIELCGGTHVANTEDIGIFKIVSESGIGAGVRRIEAVTSKEAYELLDSEETQLKEIATIVKSPQLKEVVAKTVQLQQQLKDLQKENEQLASKLANQQAGDIFKNVETINGISFIAAEVKVKDMNQLRQLADQWKQKATSDVLVLANASGEKVNLLAAMSNEAIARGLKAGDLIKVIAPLVGGGGGGRPDMAQAGGKNPAGISAALAKVADFLQQA, encoded by the coding sequence ATGAAAGAATTATCCAGCGGCCAAGTCCGCCAAATGTTCTTGGACTTTTTCAAGTCAAAAGGACACAGTGTTGAACCAAGTGCATCTTTAGTACCAGTGAATGATCCCACCCTTTTGTGGATCAATTCTGGAGTTGCCACTTTAAAAAAATATTTTGATGGCTCTGTGGTTCCAGAAAATCCCCGGATTACAAATGCACAAAAATCAATTCGAACCAACGACATTGAAAATGTAGGGAAAACAGCTCGCCACCATACAATGTTTGAAATGTTAGGAAATTTTTCAATTGGTGACTATTTTAAAACAGAAGCTATTCATTGGGCTTGGGAATTTTTAACTGATGAAAAATGGATGGCTTTTGATCCAGAAAAATTATATGTTACGGTTTATCCAAAAGACACAGAAGCCAAGCGTATTTGGCATGAAGAAGTCGGATTACCTCTTGATCATATTGTGGAAATTGAAGACAATTTTTGGGATATTGGTGCGGGCCCCAGCGGTCCAGATACTGAAATTTTTTACGATCGTGGCGAAGAATTCAACGATTTAGCAGCAGATGATCCTGAAAACTATCCTGGCGGGGAAAATGAACGTTACTTGGAAATTTGGAATTTAGTATTTTCTGAGTTTAATCACAAACCAGACGATACTTACGAACCATTACCGCATAAAAACATTGATACGGGGATGGGGCTAGAACGAATGGTTTCCATCGTTCAAAATGCACCAACCAACTTTGAAACAGATTTATTTATGCCAATTATTAAAGAAGTAGAAGTTTTAAGTGGCAAATTCCAATATGGCGATGCACCACAAACTGATATTTCCTTTAAAGTAATTGCTGACCATATTCGGGCTTTGGCGTTTGCCATTGGCGACGGGGCGTTACCTTCTAATGAAGGTCGTGGTTATGTATTGCGGCGTTTATTACGTCGGGCTGTTATGCACGGCAAAAAACTAGGAATCGATGAAGCCTTTTTGTATAAATTAGTTGTCGTTGTCGGTAAGATTATGGACAGTTATTATCCAGAAATTCTACAACAACAAGAATTTATTGAAAAAGTAATCCGAACAGAAGAAGAGCGTTTCCATGAAACAATCAACGAAGGCTTGGAAATTTTGACCCAAGTCATTGAAAAAGTTAAAGCTGAGAAAAAAGATACCTTAAGCGGACAAGATATCTTCAAATTGTATGATACGTATGGTTTCCCAGTTGAATTAACGGAAGAAGTCGCAGAAGATGAAGGCTTAAAAGTTGATCACGCTGGGTTTGAAGCAGAAATGCAAGCCCAAAGAGAACGGGCCCGTGCAGCTCGCAGTACGGACGTGTCAATGGGAGTTCAATCTGCTTTACTAACTGAAATTAAAGTAGAAAGTGAATTTGTGGGTTATGATAACTATGAAGCTGAAAGTGAATTGCTCGTTTTAATTCAAGACGAAGCGATTGTTAGTGCTGCAAATAGTGGTGAAGCACAATTGATTTTTGCCAAAACACCGTTTTACGCAGAAATGGGAGGACAAGTTGCCGATACTGGTATCATTTGTGATGTAACAGGAAATATCGTCGCTGAAGTTCACGATGTGAAAAAAGCGCCAAATGGTCAATTTTTACACACGGTAACGCTGCAAGCACCCGTATCAGAAGGAACGACTTACTTCTTACAAATTAATGTTTCTCGTCGTAATCGTATTATTAAAAACCATACAGCGACGCATTTATTACACAAAGCATTAAAAGAAGTATTGGGCAATCATGCAAATCAAGCTGGCTCACTAGTGGCCCCAGGACACTTACGTTTTGACTTTACGCACTTTGGTCAAGTGACAACAGAAGAATTAAGCCAAATGGAAGCAATCGTCAACCAAAAAATTTGGGATGCACTACCCGTTGTTACAATTGAAACAGATATTGATACAGCCAAAGGTATGGGAGCAATGGCGTTATTTGGTGAAAAATACGGTCACGATGTCCGCGTTGTAAATGTTGCCGACTGGTCCATTGAGCTTTGTGGGGGCACGCATGTGGCCAATACAGAAGATATTGGTATTTTCAAAATTGTTTCTGAGTCAGGAATTGGTGCCGGTGTCCGCCGAATTGAAGCTGTAACCAGCAAAGAAGCCTATGAATTACTTGATAGTGAAGAAACACAACTAAAAGAAATCGCCACAATTGTGAAATCACCACAATTAAAAGAAGTTGTTGCCAAAACTGTACAACTACAACAACAACTAAAAGATTTACAAAAAGAAAATGAACAATTGGCAAGTAAATTAGCCAATCAACAAGCTGGCGATATTTTCAAAAACGTTGAAACTATAAATGGTATTAGTTTTATCGCCGCTGAAGTGAAGGTTAAAGATATGAACCAATTGCGTCAATTAGCTGACCAATGGAAGCAAAAAGCTACTTCTGATGTGTTAGTGTTGGCCAATGCTAGCGGTGAAAAAGTAAACTTGTTAGCGGCAATGAGTAATGAAGCAATCGCACGAGGCTTAAAAGCTGGAGATTTAATTAAAGTGATTGCACCACTCGTTGGCGGTGGTGGCGGTGGACGTCCTGACATGGCTCAAGCCGGAGGTAAAAATCCTGCTGGCATTAGCGCTGCCCTAGCAAAAGTAGCCGATTTCTTACAACAAGCATAA
- a CDS encoding CBS domain-containing protein: MAENADLFLASFNRINKWLKEQLNNPKNMGFSEMVRRLSKKPEFLTNDYAEDLLQMAQLRNAIVHDQISTDFVIAEPNEWVVKRIMEIEKALLQPELVLPRFRKNVTGFEITLPIYEILKTIAQKRYSQFPLYEKGKFKGLITLRALGYWFAKESLKGEIVLGNRLADELLIEDGKVTNYQFVDSKTTVAEAENMFHQNGLLEAILITRDGNPNGNLLGIIRPRDLFNV, translated from the coding sequence ATGGCGGAAAATGCTGATTTATTTTTAGCTAGTTTTAATCGAATTAACAAATGGTTAAAAGAGCAATTAAATAATCCCAAAAACATGGGCTTTAGTGAAATGGTACGCCGTTTAAGCAAAAAACCAGAATTTTTGACAAATGATTATGCCGAGGATCTACTGCAAATGGCGCAATTGCGCAATGCCATTGTTCACGATCAAATTAGTACAGATTTTGTGATCGCAGAACCAAATGAGTGGGTAGTAAAACGGATTATGGAAATCGAAAAAGCACTGTTGCAGCCAGAACTGGTCTTGCCGCGTTTTCGGAAAAATGTAACAGGTTTTGAAATTACTTTACCAATTTATGAAATTCTAAAAACCATTGCCCAAAAGCGCTATTCTCAATTTCCCTTATACGAAAAAGGCAAATTTAAAGGCCTTATCACTTTGAGAGCGCTAGGTTATTGGTTTGCCAAAGAAAGCTTAAAAGGTGAGATAGTTTTAGGCAATCGCTTGGCAGATGAATTGTTAATTGAAGATGGTAAAGTGACCAATTACCAGTTTGTTGACAGTAAAACAACTGTGGCAGAAGCAGAAAATATGTTTCATCAAAACGGATTGTTAGAAGCAATCTTAATTACACGCGATGGAAATCCTAATGGTAACTTATTAGGAATTATTCGTCCGCGTGATTTATTTAATGTTTAG
- the lspA gene encoding signal peptidase II, which yields MIIFILIAVLLIVVDQLVKGWIVANIALGTSMPIIKNVFSLTYFQNTGAAWSMLEGQMSFFALVTTVAVGACSYLLYKNRNGAKLYSLGLSLVLAGALGNFIDRMRLGYVVDMFQTDFVSFPIFNVADSCLVVGVILIFIYILFEERFKGAKA from the coding sequence ATGATAATTTTTATTCTTATTGCGGTACTTTTGATCGTAGTAGATCAATTGGTCAAGGGGTGGATCGTTGCTAATATTGCATTGGGCACATCGATGCCGATTATTAAAAATGTTTTCTCACTAACTTATTTTCAAAATACAGGTGCTGCTTGGAGCATGTTAGAAGGGCAAATGAGTTTTTTTGCCCTTGTCACAACTGTAGCAGTTGGTGCTTGTAGTTACTTATTGTACAAAAATCGTAACGGTGCCAAGCTTTATTCATTGGGTTTAAGTTTGGTGCTTGCGGGCGCATTAGGCAATTTCATTGATCGCATGCGCTTAGGTTACGTAGTGGATATGTTTCAAACTGATTTTGTCTCATTTCCTATTTTTAATGTAGCGGATTCTTGTTTAGTAGTGGGAGTTATTTTGATTTTTATTTACATTTTATTTGAAGAACGCTTTAAAGGAGCAAAAGCATGA
- a CDS encoding ribonuclease HI family protein — MIKAYIDAATKGNPGPSGAGLLLVSDNLHEQIHLPLKTMSNHQAEFHAFYELLTYLIQHNYINETIFVYSDSKILVQTVDKNYTNNENFQEIFQKIQALLPNFPLLILQWIPESKNKGADQLARQGLQKALRQH, encoded by the coding sequence ATGATTAAAGCCTATATTGATGCCGCTACAAAAGGTAATCCAGGTCCAAGCGGTGCTGGGTTGTTGTTAGTTTCTGACAATCTGCATGAACAAATCCACCTACCATTGAAAACGATGAGTAACCACCAAGCTGAATTCCATGCTTTTTACGAATTATTAACTTATCTCATCCAACACAATTATATAAATGAAACCATTTTTGTTTACTCTGATAGTAAGATTTTAGTCCAAACAGTAGATAAAAACTATACTAATAACGAAAATTTCCAAGAAATTTTTCAAAAAATTCAAGCTTTGCTACCAAATTTCCCCCTATTAATTTTACAATGGATTCCAGAAAGTAAGAATAAAGGCGCTGATCAACTGGCCAGACAAGGGCTACAAAAAGCATTACGACAGCATTAA
- a CDS encoding aspartate carbamoyltransferase catalytic subunit, which produces MIIQQERISLKHLLTVEALTDQEVMGLIRRGQEFKNGAKWTPEKEQYFATNLFFENSTRTHKSFDVAEKKLGIDVIEFDASTSSVQKGETLYDTVLTMSALGVDVAVIRHGDENYYDDLIQSKTIQCGIINGGDGSGQHPTQCLLDLMTIYEEFGRFEGLKVAIVGDITHSRVAKSNMQMLKRLGAQVFFSGPAQWYDEEFEVYGHYLPLDELVDKVDVMMMLRVQHERHDGNESFSKEGYHAQYGLTVGRAKKMKEGAIIMHPAPVNRDVELADSLVEGYQARIIQQMTNGVFVRMAILEAVLAGRA; this is translated from the coding sequence ATGATCATCCAACAAGAGAGAATTAGTTTAAAACACTTATTAACCGTTGAAGCTTTAACAGACCAAGAGGTTATGGGCTTAATTAGACGTGGTCAAGAATTTAAAAACGGCGCAAAATGGACACCAGAAAAAGAGCAGTATTTTGCGACAAATCTATTTTTCGAAAATAGTACCCGAACACATAAAAGTTTTGATGTGGCAGAAAAAAAATTAGGCATTGATGTCATTGAATTTGATGCTTCAACAAGTTCGGTTCAAAAAGGTGAAACATTATACGACACCGTTTTGACCATGTCTGCTTTAGGCGTCGATGTTGCCGTTATTCGTCACGGAGATGAAAATTACTACGATGATTTAATTCAAAGTAAAACAATCCAATGTGGAATTATTAACGGCGGCGATGGTAGTGGCCAACATCCAACGCAATGTTTATTGGATCTAATGACAATTTATGAAGAGTTTGGCCGTTTTGAAGGTTTAAAAGTAGCGATTGTCGGAGATATTACCCACTCCCGCGTGGCAAAATCAAATATGCAAATGTTAAAACGTTTAGGTGCGCAAGTCTTCTTCTCTGGACCGGCACAATGGTATGATGAAGAATTTGAAGTTTATGGGCATTACTTACCATTAGATGAACTTGTTGACAAAGTAGACGTAATGATGATGTTACGGGTTCAACATGAGCGTCACGATGGCAATGAAAGCTTTTCAAAAGAAGGCTATCACGCGCAATATGGACTAACTGTTGGGCGTGCCAAAAAAATGAAAGAAGGGGCAATTATCATGCACCCAGCGCCAGTTAATCGTGATGTTGAATTGGCAGATTCTTTAGTAGAAGGCTACCAAGCTCGCATTATCCAACAAATGACCAACGGCGTTTTTGTCCGGATGGCAATTTTAGAAGCAGTTTTAGCCGGCAGAGCTTAA
- a CDS encoding RluA family pseudouridine synthase has product MKELLIVIKENGPRIDKALTTYLPEYTRSQIQQWLKEGVVFLKGQPLKANYKVKAHDEIVIQIPEPETLDLVPENLDLEIVYEDEDVAVINKPQGMVVHPSAGHSHGTLVNGLLYQLSNLSTINDVVRPGIVHRIDKDTSGLLMVAKNDVAHESLAAQLKAKTSLRKYVALVHGNITHEKGTIEAPIGRSKVNRKMQAIREDGKPALTHFTVLERFGDFTLVELQLETGRTHQIRVHMQYIGFPLAGDPTYGPKKTLKGNGQFLHAKLLGFTHPRTNEKMVFEAPLPEIFEKTLTNLRKKD; this is encoded by the coding sequence ATGAAAGAACTTTTAATTGTGATAAAAGAAAACGGGCCGCGCATTGATAAAGCGTTAACGACATATTTACCAGAATATACCCGCTCGCAAATTCAACAGTGGTTAAAAGAAGGTGTAGTCTTTTTAAAGGGACAACCGTTAAAAGCTAATTACAAAGTCAAAGCCCATGATGAGATTGTCATCCAAATTCCAGAACCAGAAACACTGGACTTAGTGCCAGAAAATCTCGATTTAGAAATCGTTTATGAAGATGAAGATGTCGCAGTGATAAATAAACCCCAAGGAATGGTGGTCCATCCTTCTGCAGGTCACAGTCACGGCACGCTAGTAAACGGATTGTTATATCAATTGAGCAATTTATCAACGATTAACGATGTTGTACGTCCGGGAATTGTTCATCGTATTGACAAAGATACTTCTGGGCTATTGATGGTGGCAAAAAATGATGTTGCCCATGAATCATTAGCAGCACAATTAAAAGCTAAAACCAGTTTGCGTAAATATGTTGCTTTGGTACACGGTAATATTACTCACGAAAAAGGGACCATTGAAGCTCCTATTGGTCGTTCTAAAGTTAATCGAAAAATGCAAGCAATAAGAGAAGACGGGAAACCGGCGCTGACGCATTTTACTGTCTTAGAACGCTTTGGTGACTTTACTTTAGTCGAACTACAGTTAGAAACTGGTCGTACTCATCAAATTCGGGTGCACATGCAATACATAGGTTTTCCTCTAGCCGGAGATCCAACCTATGGTCCGAAAAAAACCTTAAAAGGAAACGGTCAATTTTTACATGCGAAGTTACTTGGCTTCACACACCCTCGTACCAACGAAAAAATGGTTTTTGAAGCACCTTTGCCAGAAATTTTTGAAAAAACATTAACAAACTTACGAAAAAAAGATTGA
- a CDS encoding EbsA family protein — protein MKNRKYRWQPELAVSIIYWSLTLIVLFYSLTLSLENTRPYWKSNLVMAFFFVCVIIGCLRRFVLTHDHITVYYARFWKKQELYYRNITQVAIIKNGIEFLYLGEEYHFLMRKKTKSALITELKTHISAEKFVTKESDLFQ, from the coding sequence ATGAAAAATAGAAAATATCGTTGGCAGCCAGAACTTGCTGTCAGTATCATTTATTGGTCATTAACATTGATTGTTCTCTTTTATAGTTTGACATTGTCTTTGGAAAATACTAGACCCTACTGGAAAAGCAATTTAGTCATGGCCTTCTTTTTTGTCTGTGTTATAATTGGCTGTCTGCGCCGCTTTGTTTTAACCCATGATCATATTACGGTTTATTATGCTCGCTTTTGGAAAAAGCAAGAACTTTATTACCGCAATATTACCCAAGTCGCCATTATCAAAAATGGTATTGAGTTTTTGTATTTGGGTGAAGAATATCATTTTCTAATGCGTAAGAAAACCAAGTCAGCATTAATTACAGAACTTAAAACCCATATTTCAGCTGAAAAATTTGTGACCAAAGAAAGTGATTTGTTTCAATAA
- a CDS encoding cation diffusion facilitator family transporter codes for MLNYFIKKIESKDAEKTRTSFGFLAGSLGLVSNGLLFIMKFFIGLFAHSVSIMADAINSLSDTASSVLTLVGFQIAAKPADKEHPYGHERFEYISGFMISIIITFVGFQFLVSSVEKIMDPSKIKLSPLVFIILLLSIGIKIWQSFMYQKISTKIDSETLKASSQDSLNDVITTAAVLISAFVELFTGLHVDGWMGLFIALYILYSGLKMVKEFIDELLGSRPSSEEILKMETHLNEYPDILGYHDLLVHSYGPKKQFATVHIEVDDTWSLNYAHDIINRIEKDFRENLKVELVCHLDPVAVKSPEYQQKWEIVKEAISALQLDLRVHDFRIEKNQLSFDVVVPPKCAKKDSEIRENLTEYLTNRLGAITLEITFDHNYLL; via the coding sequence ATGCTTAATTATTTTATAAAAAAAATCGAATCAAAAGACGCAGAAAAGACGCGCACTTCTTTTGGTTTTTTAGCAGGTAGTTTAGGACTTGTTTCAAATGGTCTCTTGTTTATTATGAAATTTTTTATTGGTCTTTTCGCCCATAGTGTTTCAATCATGGCCGATGCCATCAACAGCCTAAGCGATACTGCATCTTCTGTGTTAACTTTGGTTGGTTTTCAAATTGCAGCTAAACCAGCCGACAAAGAACATCCCTATGGTCATGAGCGCTTTGAATATATTAGTGGCTTCATGATTTCGATTATTATTACCTTTGTTGGCTTTCAATTCTTGGTTTCCTCTGTTGAAAAGATAATGGATCCAAGCAAAATTAAACTTTCGCCATTGGTTTTTATTATTTTGCTCTTATCAATTGGCATTAAAATCTGGCAAAGTTTTATGTATCAAAAAATTTCAACCAAAATTGATTCTGAAACACTAAAAGCATCCTCACAAGACAGCTTAAATGACGTTATTACAACGGCAGCTGTTCTCATTTCAGCTTTTGTTGAACTATTTACTGGTCTACATGTTGATGGTTGGATGGGGCTTTTTATCGCACTTTATATTTTATACAGCGGTTTAAAAATGGTGAAAGAATTTATCGATGAATTATTGGGAAGTCGTCCTAGTAGCGAAGAAATTTTAAAAATGGAAACGCACTTAAATGAATATCCTGATATTTTAGGGTATCACGATTTGTTGGTTCACAGTTATGGTCCTAAAAAACAGTTTGCCACAGTCCACATTGAAGTAGATGACACGTGGAGCTTAAATTATGCTCATGATATTATTAACCGCATTGAAAAAGATTTTCGCGAAAACTTGAAGGTGGAGCTTGTTTGCCATTTAGATCCGGTTGCGGTGAAAAGTCCTGAGTACCAGCAAAAATGGGAGATCGTAAAAGAAGCGATTAGCGCATTACAGTTAGATTTGCGTGTCCATGATTTTCGGATTGAAAAAAATCAGTTGTCTTTTGATGTCGTAGTGCCACCAAAATGTGCTAAAAAAGATTCTGAAATTCGCGAAAATTTGACAGAATATTTAACCAACCGTTTGGGTGCTATCACTTTAGAAATAACCTTTGATCACAACTATTTATTATAA
- the pyrR gene encoding bifunctional pyr operon transcriptional regulator/uracil phosphoribosyltransferase PyrR — translation MAIKEVVDAVTMKRALTRITYEIIERNHGIEDLVLVGIKTRGIYIAQRIAERLQQLEGIKVPVGQLDITLYRDDAKKEDDPTVHASDIPVNLEGKEVIVVDDVLFTGRTIRAALDAIMDYGRPRKISLAVLVDRGHRELPIRADYVGKNIPTSLAEEIIVEMEEVDGKDRIVINKEAE, via the coding sequence ATGGCAATAAAAGAAGTAGTAGACGCAGTAACAATGAAGCGAGCATTGACTCGGATTACCTATGAAATCATTGAACGAAATCATGGTATTGAGGACTTGGTTTTAGTCGGAATCAAAACAAGAGGCATCTACATTGCCCAGCGTATCGCTGAACGTTTACAACAACTAGAAGGTATTAAAGTGCCAGTCGGTCAATTAGACATTACACTTTATCGGGATGATGCAAAAAAAGAAGATGATCCAACTGTTCATGCTTCTGATATCCCAGTCAATTTGGAAGGTAAAGAAGTTATCGTGGTGGATGATGTCTTGTTTACCGGCCGAACAATTCGTGCCGCGTTGGATGCAATTATGGACTATGGTCGTCCGCGTAAAATTTCTTTAGCCGTTTTAGTGGACAGAGGTCATAGAGAGTTGCCAATTCGTGCCGATTATGTTGGAAAAAATATTCCGACGTCATTAGCCGAAGAAATTATTGTGGAAATGGAAGAAGTAGACGGTAAGGACCGTATTGTCATCAATAAAGAAGCCGAGTAA